In one Candidatus Cloacimonadota bacterium genomic region, the following are encoded:
- the purE gene encoding 5-(carboxyamino)imidazole ribonucleotide mutase, producing MDKKILVRIIAGSKSDMQYVEQTQQVLEDFGVPYDMHISSAHRNPERTEKLAKDSEKVGIQVIIALAGMAAALPGIIAAMTTIPVIGVPLPGSALNGIDSLYSIVQMPTGIPVAGVGIGNSGAKNAAYLAVSILSLHNDEYKEKLKKYRTGWND from the coding sequence ATGGATAAAAAAATACTCGTAAGAATTATTGCAGGTAGTAAGTCTGATATGCAGTACGTAGAGCAGACGCAGCAGGTACTCGAAGATTTTGGTGTGCCCTACGATATGCATATCTCTTCCGCACACAGAAATCCAGAAAGAACTGAAAAACTTGCCAAAGATTCAGAAAAGGTTGGAATACAGGTAATAATTGCGCTTGCTGGTATGGCTGCTGCTCTTCCTGGCATTATTGCTGCAATGACAACGATTCCCGTAATTGGTGTTCCCCTTCCCGGCTCCGCATTGAATGGTATTGATTCGCTCTACTCGATAGTTCAGATGCCCACTGGTATTCCTGTTGCCGGTGTTGGTATTGGTAATTCCGGTGCAAAAAATGCTGCCTACCTTGCAGTCTCAATTTTAAGTTTGCATAATGATGAATATAAGGAAAAATTAAAAAAATATCGAACTGGTTGGAACGATTAA